Within the Bradyrhizobium ottawaense genome, the region AGGCGTTGCGGATCGGTCTCGTCGATCGCGTTTCACCCGATGCCGGACTGTGGGATGCGACCATGGAGATCGCGCGCACGATCTCCGGCAACGCGCCGCTCGCCATCAAGGCCGCCAAGATCACCATCGCGCAGGTGATGAAGGATCCCGACAAGCGCGACATGAACGCAATCAAGCAGGTCGGCACCGACTGCATGGACTCGGCAGACTTCCGCGAAGGCCGCCAGGCTTTCATGGAAAAGCGCAAGCCGAAGTTCACCGGTCGGTAAATGGCTGTACTGGGAATAGAGGGTGATCGCAGCACTGCCGCAACGAAAGTTGCCGCAGCGCTCCGCAACGCCTTCAACCCGACGACGCTGGTAGCGCTGCTGCTGGCGGCCGTTCTGGTGTTCCTGGTCGCCAATCCGCTGTTCCAGCTGGTCAAGGACAGTTTCACCAACGCCCGCGATCACAGTTTTACTTTCGCCAATTACGTCACCGCCTTCGGGCGGCCGCGCTACGTTCAGGCGCTGATCAACTCGATGGAGCTCGGGGCGGTCGCAGCGTTGTTCGCCAGCATCATCGCGGTGCCGCTCGCCTGGGGCGTCTCGCGCACCGACATGCCCGGTCGCGGCTTCGTGCATGTGATGGTGCTGGCCTCGTTCCTGATCCCGCCGTTCGTCGGCGCGATCGGCTGGATATTGCTCGGCGGCCCCAATGCCGGCTGGATCAACAAGGCGTGGATGGCGATAACCGGCGCGCCATCGGGCCCGTTCAATATCTTCACCTTCTGGGGCCTGGCGCTGGTCACCGCGCTCTATTCGTTTCCGCTGATCTACGTCTTCACCAAGTCCGCGCTCGATCTGATCTCGACCGAGATGGAGGAAGCCGCCGCGATCCTCGGCGCCGGTCCGGCGCAGACCACCTTTCGCGTCACCCTGCCGCTGGCGCTGCCGGCGATCCTCGGCTCGGTCTTCCTGGTATTTCTCGAAGTGCTCGGCCTCTACGGCACGCCGGCGCTGATCGCGATCCCCGCCGGCTTCAATGTCGTGACGACGCAGCTCGCGGCGTTTTTCGAAAATCCCGTCCGGGTCGAAGTCGCCGCGGCGTTCTCGATGCCGATGGTTGGCATCACCATTGCGCTGTTGTGGGTGCAGCGCCGCCTCCTGGCGCGCAAGAGCTATGTCACCGTCGGCGGCAAAGGCGGCCACCGCGAGCCGATGGCGCTCGGCGCCTTCCGCTGGGGGTTGTTTGCCTATGCGATGGCGATCGCGGGCCTGTCGGTGTTCATGCCGCTGTTCATCATCCTGCAGACCGCGTTCAGCAAGGCCTGGGCGCTGCCGATGTCGGCCACTAACTTTACCTTCCATAATTTCCGTGAGGTGCTGTTCGACCAGCTGACAGTGCGGCAGGCGCTGTTCAACACCTTTCAATACGCCATCATCACCGCGACCATCTGCACCTTCCTGGGCTTCGCCGTCGCCTACATCTCGCAGCGCAAGCTGCTGCCCTACTCCCACCTGTTGGCCAGCATCACACTGGCGCCGTTTGCGGTACCCGGCATCGTGCTCGCGATCTGCTTCTACGCAGCCTACGCGCCGCCGCCGTTCGCGCTCTACGGCCTCGGCGCGCTGGTGGTGATCGCCTTTGTCACCCGGTTCCTCCCGATCGCCTTTACCAATTCCAATTCCGCCATTCAGGGCCTGCATCCCGAACTGGAAGAGGCCGTGCGAATCGCCGGCGGCAACCAGGCCCGCGCGCTCTGGCTCGTGGTGGTGCCGATCCTGAAGAAATCGCTGTTCGGAAGCTGGCTGCTGATCTTCATCATCGGCACGCGCGAACTATCGACCGCGATGTTCCTGTCCGGGCCGCAAACCCGCGTCGTCTCGGTGCTGACGCTGGAGCTGAGCGAACAGGGGTCATATGAAATGCTTTCCGCGATTTCCGTCCTGCTGCTCGCCGTCACCGGAATCGTGACCTTGATCGGCGCAGCCGTTCTCGGCCGGGACTTCATGCTGAGGCGAAACTGATGGACAAGTTGCAGCTCAAGGGCCTGACCAAGAAGTTTGCTGATCTCGTCGTCGTCGGCGATCTCAATCTGACGCTTCGCGCGGGCGAATTCGTCTCGCTGCTGGGACCGTCCGGCTGCGGCAAGACCACGACGCTGCGGATGATCGCAGGCTTCGTCACGCCCACCGCAGGCACCGTGGAGATGGACGGCCGGCAGATGTCGTCGGCAACCTCTTCGTTGCCGCCGGAGAAGCGGCGGATGTCGATGATTTTTCAGAGCTACGCGCTGTGGCCAAACATGACGGTCGAGCAGAACGTCGCCTTCGGCCTCAAGATGCGCAAGGTAGCCAAGGACGAGGCCAGACGCCGGGTCGGGCAGATCCTCGACGTGGTGCAGCTTGGCCACCTCGCGGCGCGCTATCCCAACGAACTTTCCGGCGGCCAGCAGCAGCGGGTATCGCTGGCGCGAGCGCTGGTGGTGAAGCCGGAAATCCTGCTGCTCGACGAACCCTTGTCGAACCTCGACGCCAACCTGCGCGAGGAGATGCGCAGCGAGATCCGCCGCCTGCACAATGAATTCGGCATCACCTCGATCTATGTCACCCACGACCAGTCGGAGGCGATGACGACGTCGGATCGCATTGCCGTCATGAACAGGGGCCGCATCGAGCAGATCGATGATCCCCTGACGCTTTATACAAGGCCGAAGACGCGCTACGTCGCCGAGTTCATCGGGCGCTCCAACATTCTCGACGGCAAGCCGAACGGCTCCAGCGTCGCCTTCAACGGTTTTGAGGTCGCCTCCTCAAGGCTCGGCACCAGCGGGCCAATCCATACAAGCGAATTCTCGCTGCGCTCGCAGAACCTCGCATTGCATGCCGCCTGCCCTGACGGAGATTGTGTCATCCTGCCCGGCAGCATTATCGAGCGCGCTTTTCTGGGCGAGAGCTGGGACTACGCCTTCCGCACCGAAACCGGCGATCTCAAGCTGCGGGTGATGTCGCCGCCCGTCAGCGTCTTCACTGTCGGCCAGAAAGTCTGGCTGGAGATCAACCCGTCGCACATCATCCCGATCCAGGACGATCAACATGCATAAGCCCGTCGATAAAGCCGAACACGCCGCGCCGCAGGACCAATCCTCCCGGTTGCCGCTGTCGCGGTTCAAGGTACTCGACCTGACGCTGGCGCGCGCCGGCCCGTCCTGCGTCCGTACGCTCGCCGACTGGGGCGCCGACGTGATCCGCGTCGAACCGCCGCCGGAAGCCGGTGAGGCCAGCGAAGTCGTCGGCCGCCGCGACGGCTCGGACTTCCAGAACCTGCACCGCAACAAGCGCGCCATCACGCTGAACCTGAAGACCGACGAAGGCCGCGAGGTCTTCATGCGGCTCGCCGAGCAGGCCGACGTCATCGTCGAGAACATGCGCCCCAGCGTCGCCAAGCGCCTCGGCGTCGACTTCGAATCGGTCAGGAAGCGCAACCCGAGAATCGTCTATGGCAGCATTTCCGGCTTTGGCCAGTACGGCCCCTATACCGAGCGGCCCTCGATCGACCAGATCGCGCAGGGCATGACCGGCATCATGTCGGTGACGGGATTTCCGGGCCATGGCCCGCTGCGCGTCGGCGTCGCCGTCACCGACATCATGGCCGGCGCGTTCCTGGCGCAGGGCGTTCTCATTGCGCTGCTCGACCGCGAGGTTTCGGGCATAGGCCGCTGGGTCCAGACCTCGCTGCTGGAGGCCGGCATCACGCTGATGGATTTTCAGGCGACGCGTTGGACCATGGACAAGAAGGTGCCGCCGCAGGAAGGCAACCACCATCCGACCAACACGCCGATGGGACTGTTCCCGACCGCCGACGGTTTTCTCAACCTCTCCGCCACCGGCAACAAGAACTTTGCAAAATTCTGCAAGCTGATCGGCCGGGAAAAGATGATCGCTGATCCGCGCTTTGCTTCGTCGGGCTTGCGCTCGCGAAACCGGGAAGCGCTGAACGAGTTGATCACCACTGCCTTGCGCACGCGGTCCAGCCGCGAATGGTTCGAGATCATGGTCGCCGAGGGTCTTCCCTGCGGCCCGGTCTATAACGTCAAGGACGTCTTCGCCGACCCGCAGGTCGAGCGGTTGCGGATCAAGCGATCCGTCACCCATCCGCGCCTCGGCGAACTCGACCTGATCGCGCAGCCCTGCGAGATCACCGGCTTCGATCGCAACTTGCGATCCGCCACCCCTGATCTCGGCGAGCACAATGATGAGGTGTTGCGCTCGCTCGGCTATGACGCCGAAGGCATCGAGAGACTGAAGGCGGCGAAGGCGATTTGATTACGGTGCCTATCCCATTACCTCCGGATGAGCGCCTTGCGCTCACCGAGGCAGCGCGAAGCTACTTTGCATGGGGTTGTTTTCGATATTTTGGCTGGACTGGCTTCTATAGCGCCGCCAGCACGGCCTTGGCGATGTCGTTGGTGCCGTTGCTGCCGCCGAATTCCATCGGCTTGATGCCGTCGGCATAGGCCTTGTCGACGGCGCGCTCGATGCGTTCGCCGGCTTCCGCGGCGCTTTCGAGGCCGTGCTTGTCGGCCAGCCAATCCAGCATCATCGCCACCGACAGGATCATGCCGGTCGGATTGGCTTTGCCCTGCCCCATGATATCGGGCGCGGTACCGTGGCACGGCTGGAACACGGCGTGGCGATCGCCGATATCGGCCGACGGCGCCATGCCCATGCCGCCGATCAGACC harbors:
- a CDS encoding ABC transporter permease yields the protein MAVLGIEGDRSTAATKVAAALRNAFNPTTLVALLLAAVLVFLVANPLFQLVKDSFTNARDHSFTFANYVTAFGRPRYVQALINSMELGAVAALFASIIAVPLAWGVSRTDMPGRGFVHVMVLASFLIPPFVGAIGWILLGGPNAGWINKAWMAITGAPSGPFNIFTFWGLALVTALYSFPLIYVFTKSALDLISTEMEEAAAILGAGPAQTTFRVTLPLALPAILGSVFLVFLEVLGLYGTPALIAIPAGFNVVTTQLAAFFENPVRVEVAAAFSMPMVGITIALLWVQRRLLARKSYVTVGGKGGHREPMALGAFRWGLFAYAMAIAGLSVFMPLFIILQTAFSKAWALPMSATNFTFHNFREVLFDQLTVRQALFNTFQYAIITATICTFLGFAVAYISQRKLLPYSHLLASITLAPFAVPGIVLAICFYAAYAPPPFALYGLGALVVIAFVTRFLPIAFTNSNSAIQGLHPELEEAVRIAGGNQARALWLVVVPILKKSLFGSWLLIFIIGTRELSTAMFLSGPQTRVVSVLTLELSEQGSYEMLSAISVLLLAVTGIVTLIGAAVLGRDFMLRRN
- a CDS encoding ABC transporter ATP-binding protein; translated protein: MDKLQLKGLTKKFADLVVVGDLNLTLRAGEFVSLLGPSGCGKTTTLRMIAGFVTPTAGTVEMDGRQMSSATSSLPPEKRRMSMIFQSYALWPNMTVEQNVAFGLKMRKVAKDEARRRVGQILDVVQLGHLAARYPNELSGGQQQRVSLARALVVKPEILLLDEPLSNLDANLREEMRSEIRRLHNEFGITSIYVTHDQSEAMTTSDRIAVMNRGRIEQIDDPLTLYTRPKTRYVAEFIGRSNILDGKPNGSSVAFNGFEVASSRLGTSGPIHTSEFSLRSQNLALHAACPDGDCVILPGSIIERAFLGESWDYAFRTETGDLKLRVMSPPVSVFTVGQKVWLEINPSHIIPIQDDQHA
- a CDS encoding CaiB/BaiF CoA transferase family protein, producing MHKPVDKAEHAAPQDQSSRLPLSRFKVLDLTLARAGPSCVRTLADWGADVIRVEPPPEAGEASEVVGRRDGSDFQNLHRNKRAITLNLKTDEGREVFMRLAEQADVIVENMRPSVAKRLGVDFESVRKRNPRIVYGSISGFGQYGPYTERPSIDQIAQGMTGIMSVTGFPGHGPLRVGVAVTDIMAGAFLAQGVLIALLDREVSGIGRWVQTSLLEAGITLMDFQATRWTMDKKVPPQEGNHHPTNTPMGLFPTADGFLNLSATGNKNFAKFCKLIGREKMIADPRFASSGLRSRNREALNELITTALRTRSSREWFEIMVAEGLPCGPVYNVKDVFADPQVERLRIKRSVTHPRLGELDLIAQPCEITGFDRNLRSATPDLGEHNDEVLRSLGYDAEGIERLKAAKAI